In a genomic window of Aggregatimonas sangjinii:
- a CDS encoding L-threonylcarbamoyladenylate synthase produces MAEFIKIYDENPNPKEIKRVVDVLRKGGLVIYPTDTVYGLGCDITKTKALEKIARIKGIKLAKANWSFLCADLSNLSDYVRQIDTATFKILKRALPGPYTFILPGNNNLPKDFKKKKTVGIRVPDNSICKALVEALGNPIVSTSIRDEDELLEYTTDPELIFEKWKNLVDIVIDGGYGGNVGSTIIDLSAAEPEVVREGKGNLDIF; encoded by the coding sequence ATGGCCGAGTTTATAAAAATATATGATGAAAACCCTAACCCTAAGGAAATTAAAAGGGTAGTGGATGTGTTGCGGAAAGGCGGGTTGGTTATTTACCCAACGGATACCGTATACGGCCTAGGTTGCGATATCACCAAAACCAAGGCCCTGGAAAAAATTGCAAGAATTAAGGGTATTAAATTGGCCAAGGCCAATTGGTCGTTCCTCTGTGCCGATTTGAGTAATCTTTCCGACTATGTACGTCAAATAGACACTGCCACCTTTAAAATATTAAAAAGGGCGCTCCCAGGACCCTATACCTTCATCCTTCCGGGAAATAATAATCTACCCAAGGATTTCAAGAAGAAGAAAACAGTGGGAATACGTGTTCCTGATAACTCGATTTGCAAGGCGCTCGTTGAGGCCTTAGGCAATCCTATTGTGTCAACATCCATTAGGGACGAAGATGAATTACTGGAATATACGACCGACCCCGAATTGATATTCGAGAAATGGAAAAACCTTGTGGATATCGTAATCGATGGTGGTTATGGCGGCAATGTAGGTTCAACCATAATCGATTTGTCGGCAGCTGAACCAGAGGTTGTTCGGGAAGGTAAAGGGAATTTGGATATTTTTTAA
- a CDS encoding ATP-dependent helicase, with translation MENFIDQLNDAQKAPVLHKDGPLMVIAGAGSGKTRVLTYRIAHLMAQGVDSFNILALTFTNKAAREMKKRIAEIVGSSEAKNLWMGTFHSVFAKLLRFDGDKLGFPSNYTIYDTQDSQRLISAIIKEMGLDKDIYKYKQVQNRISSYKNSLITVKAYFNNPELVEADAMAKRPRMGDIYQNYVDRCFKAGAMDFDDLLLRTNELLNRFPEVLMKYQDRFRYILVDEYQDTNHSQYLIVKALADRYHNICVVGDDAQSIYSFRGANISNILNFQRDYENVGMYRLEQNYRSTKNIVNAANSIIAKNKNQLEKVVWTANDEGALIKIHRSTTDAEEGRYVAGSIWEHRMQEQLPNGNFAVLYRTNSQSRAIEDALRKRDIPYRIYGGLSFYQRKEIKDVLSYLRLVINPKDEEALKRVINFPGRGIGQTTVDKLVVAANHYGRSIFEVIENLDKINLKINSGTKNKLRDFATMIQSFQIMNEGVDAFVLAEHVAKKTGILLEFKKDGTPEGIARMENIEELLNGIKDFVEGQKELADATGNISEFLEDVALATDLDKDTGDDDRVALMTIHLAKGLEFPYVYIVGMEEDLFPSAMSMNTRSELEEERRLFYVALTRAEKQAYLTYTQNRYRWGKLIDAEPSRFLEEIDEQYVENLTPIDNASYRYKPLVDSDIFGEVDKSKLRQVKPKQGTPPSIGKPNENQLRKLRKLKPQLAQPVGNTNVIDPSLAEGTVVNHTRFGRGKVLKIEGIGNDKKAEIQFEQGNVKKLLLRFAKLEVVE, from the coding sequence TTGGAAAATTTCATTGACCAGTTGAATGATGCCCAAAAGGCACCTGTTTTACATAAGGATGGCCCTTTGATGGTCATTGCCGGTGCCGGATCAGGTAAGACACGTGTTCTTACGTACCGTATCGCACATTTGATGGCACAAGGCGTAGATTCTTTCAATATACTGGCATTGACCTTTACCAATAAGGCGGCACGCGAGATGAAAAAGCGTATTGCCGAAATTGTCGGTTCTTCCGAGGCAAAAAATCTTTGGATGGGGACATTTCATTCCGTCTTTGCAAAGCTGCTTCGATTTGATGGGGACAAACTCGGATTTCCGAGCAATTATACGATTTATGATACCCAGGATTCCCAACGTTTGATATCCGCTATCATCAAAGAAATGGGATTGGATAAGGATATTTACAAATACAAGCAAGTACAGAATCGAATATCATCCTACAAGAATAGCCTGATTACGGTAAAGGCCTACTTCAATAATCCCGAGTTGGTGGAAGCAGATGCCATGGCGAAACGTCCCCGGATGGGAGATATCTACCAAAATTATGTAGATCGCTGTTTTAAGGCCGGCGCGATGGATTTCGATGACCTGCTGTTGCGCACCAACGAGCTTTTAAACCGCTTTCCAGAGGTATTGATGAAGTATCAAGACCGATTTCGGTACATTTTGGTCGATGAGTACCAAGATACCAATCATTCGCAATACCTTATCGTAAAGGCCCTGGCCGATCGTTACCACAATATTTGCGTGGTAGGTGATGATGCCCAAAGTATCTATTCGTTCAGGGGGGCCAATATCAGTAATATCCTCAACTTTCAAAGGGACTACGAAAATGTGGGGATGTACCGTTTGGAACAGAATTATCGTTCTACGAAGAATATCGTTAATGCGGCGAATTCCATCATTGCCAAAAACAAGAACCAGCTTGAAAAAGTGGTATGGACGGCCAATGATGAAGGTGCGTTGATCAAAATACACCGCAGTACGACCGATGCCGAAGAAGGGCGTTACGTTGCAGGGTCCATATGGGAACACCGAATGCAAGAGCAACTGCCCAACGGTAACTTTGCGGTACTGTACCGCACCAACTCACAGTCTCGCGCTATTGAAGACGCCTTGCGTAAGCGCGACATTCCCTATCGTATTTACGGGGGCTTGTCGTTCTACCAAAGAAAGGAAATAAAGGACGTACTGTCGTATTTGCGACTTGTAATCAACCCAAAGGATGAGGAAGCGTTAAAGCGTGTCATCAATTTTCCCGGCCGCGGCATCGGACAAACGACGGTAGATAAATTGGTCGTTGCCGCCAACCATTACGGCCGCTCTATTTTCGAGGTGATTGAAAACCTGGACAAAATCAATTTAAAGATCAATTCCGGCACCAAAAATAAACTTCGCGATTTCGCGACAATGATCCAAAGTTTTCAAATCATGAATGAAGGGGTCGATGCCTTTGTGCTGGCAGAGCATGTAGCCAAAAAGACCGGTATTCTTTTAGAGTTTAAAAAGGATGGTACTCCGGAGGGCATCGCCCGAATGGAAAACATAGAGGAGCTACTTAACGGAATCAAAGATTTTGTTGAAGGCCAAAAAGAATTGGCCGATGCCACCGGAAACATTAGTGAATTTTTAGAGGATGTGGCCCTAGCCACCGACTTGGATAAGGATACAGGGGACGATGACCGTGTTGCTCTGATGACCATTCACTTGGCAAAAGGCCTGGAATTCCCCTACGTGTACATCGTGGGTATGGAGGAAGATTTGTTTCCATCTGCGATGAGCATGAATACCCGAAGCGAGCTTGAAGAGGAGCGACGCTTGTTTTATGTGGCTTTGACCAGAGCAGAAAAACAGGCCTATTTGACCTATACGCAAAACCGTTACCGCTGGGGAAAACTGATCGATGCGGAGCCAAGTCGCTTTTTGGAGGAGATAGACGAGCAGTACGTCGAGAACCTAACACCAATAGACAATGCATCTTACCGTTACAAACCTTTGGTAGACTCCGATATTTTCGGTGAGGTAGATAAGAGCAAATTGCGACAGGTAAAACCCAAACAGGGAACGCCCCCAAGTATCGGTAAGCCTAATGAAAACCAGCTTAGAAAACTTCGTAAACTAAAACCTCAACTAGCGCAACCAGTTGGCAATACCAATGTTATCGACCCAAGTCTTGCAGAGGGTACGGTCGTGAACCATACCCGTTTTGGTAGGGGCAAAGTCTTAAAAATCGAGGGGATAGGTAATGATAAAAAGGCCGAGATACAATTCGAACAGGGCAATGTAAAGAAACTGCTGCTGCGATTTGCTAAGTTGGAAGTAGTCGAATAA
- a CDS encoding glycosyltransferase family 2 protein — protein MKIAVVILNWNGELLLESYLPSVMEFSKTADIYVADNASTDNSVAFVTENYPDIQIIQNSDNGGFAKGYNDALKHVDADVFCLLNSDVEVTENWLIPIEKLLAQHSNIAIVQPKILDLMRRDHFEYAGAAGGFLDKLGYPLCRGRIFQALEKDVGQYDDSSEIFWATGACMFIRSDIFRELGGFDEDYFAHQEEVDLCWRAKNRGHRIFYVAESKVFHLGGSTLSNMNPKKTYLNFRNSLFSITKNLPPRKAFTVIFLRLILDGVAALRFVFQFKFNHCFAILRAHLSFYRQFRSMYRKREKANFILKYYVVKSIVWSHFVNQITKFSILVKH, from the coding sequence TTGAAAATCGCCGTCGTTATACTCAACTGGAATGGGGAGCTTTTGTTGGAAAGCTACTTGCCCTCCGTTATGGAATTTTCCAAAACGGCCGATATTTATGTGGCTGACAATGCTTCTACAGATAATTCAGTAGCCTTTGTCACTGAAAACTATCCTGATATACAAATTATACAAAATTCAGATAACGGTGGTTTTGCCAAAGGGTACAACGACGCTTTAAAGCATGTTGATGCCGATGTGTTCTGCTTATTGAATTCGGATGTTGAAGTTACCGAGAATTGGTTGATACCAATTGAAAAGCTGCTGGCCCAGCACAGTAATATTGCTATCGTTCAACCTAAAATACTGGATTTAATGCGCCGCGACCATTTCGAATATGCTGGGGCCGCTGGCGGGTTTTTGGATAAATTGGGTTATCCGCTTTGCAGAGGACGTATTTTTCAAGCCTTGGAAAAAGATGTAGGCCAATATGATGACTCTTCGGAAATATTTTGGGCCACAGGTGCTTGTATGTTCATTAGAAGCGATATTTTTCGGGAACTTGGAGGCTTTGATGAGGATTATTTTGCACATCAGGAGGAAGTAGATCTCTGCTGGCGCGCAAAAAACAGGGGGCATCGTATTTTCTACGTCGCCGAATCGAAGGTGTTTCATTTAGGTGGTTCTACGCTAAGCAATATGAATCCTAAGAAAACCTATCTCAATTTTAGGAATTCCCTTTTCTCAATCACCAAGAATCTACCACCACGTAAGGCATTTACCGTGATTTTTCTTCGGCTGATACTTGATGGCGTGGCGGCATTGCGTTTTGTTTTCCAATTCAAGTTCAACCACTGCTTTGCCATACTGCGCGCCCACCTTAGTTTTTATAGGCAATTCAGGTCGATGTATCGCAAACGGGAAAAAGCCAATTTTATATTAAAATACTATGTTGTCAAGTCCATAGTATGGTCGCATTTCGTAAATCAGATAACAAAGTTCAGCATTTTAGTAAAACATTAA
- a CDS encoding aminotransferase class III-fold pyridoxal phosphate-dependent enzyme produces MDPNDILQSHFGFANAKVTPLEGYDSINFKIVSDKGTYVLKQYQLGKQIGELLAAEDAILNSLSTIKNLDFPVPIKSISGDSTVVENGFLFRLLSYVDGEFLGNVTHTPALLRSLGTFMAQLDKNLYDSYHAPISAKEIQWDLRYFKRNHKYLKYIPNAKDRSLVDYFFVQFDEHIYPIQDQFRRGIIHNDGNHWNVLTKNGEVSGIIDFGDMCHSWLVNEVTIAITYVMMGKSDPLAIAAHVIEGYHSVFPLTEKEINAIYYLVGARLCTSVCNSAYSKTLKPDSEYITISEKLAWELLRKWLTINPIKAANRFRRAAGFSIESPIFLKDQLKRRDQFFSKAFSLSYKEPIQMHRSAFQYMYDAGGNTFLDAYNNIMLAGHSHPTVVRAAQKNMARLNTNTRYVYEELLSYGEKLLERFPPALNKVFFVNSGSAASDLAIRLAMTHTNREKVMVLEHGYHGNTRIGIDISHYKYEHSGGSGKQDYIIEIPMPNAFGSGFKDNGAAGAHYAGLTAKKLRENENRIAAFIAEPIVGCGGQVPLAKGYLKEVYPQIRAQGGICISDEVQVGFGRLGDYFWGFEMHEVVPDVVILGKPMANGHPIGAVVTTSEIAESFANGLEFFSSFGGNPVSCAIGNAVLKVIENEKLQQHAKVTGDYLKELLRDLQQKCPQLADVRGHGLFIGVEIFDDAGKPNTELASHIKNELRQKHILIGTDGPYDSVLKIKPPLSFTAADCEILVGAIESVLHDSHKN; encoded by the coding sequence ATGGATCCGAACGATATTTTACAATCGCATTTTGGCTTTGCCAATGCCAAAGTAACACCCCTTGAGGGTTATGACAGTATCAATTTCAAGATTGTATCCGATAAAGGTACTTACGTTCTCAAACAGTATCAGCTTGGCAAACAGATAGGCGAATTACTCGCTGCCGAAGATGCAATTCTTAATTCACTGTCCACAATCAAAAACTTGGATTTTCCTGTACCGATAAAATCAATATCAGGTGATTCGACTGTAGTTGAAAACGGGTTTTTGTTTCGGCTTTTGAGTTACGTGGATGGCGAGTTTTTGGGAAATGTAACCCATACCCCTGCCCTGCTCCGTTCATTGGGTACTTTTATGGCGCAATTGGATAAAAACCTCTACGACAGCTACCACGCCCCCATCTCTGCAAAGGAAATACAATGGGATCTGCGCTATTTCAAACGCAATCATAAATATCTAAAGTACATCCCAAATGCCAAGGACCGCAGTTTGGTCGATTATTTCTTCGTACAATTTGATGAACATATTTATCCGATTCAGGATCAATTTCGAAGAGGTATAATCCATAATGATGGCAATCATTGGAACGTACTTACCAAAAACGGCGAAGTAAGCGGCATTATCGATTTCGGGGATATGTGCCATTCCTGGTTGGTCAATGAAGTGACGATTGCCATTACCTACGTGATGATGGGCAAATCTGACCCATTGGCGATTGCTGCTCACGTCATCGAAGGATATCATTCCGTTTTTCCGCTAACTGAAAAAGAGATAAACGCCATCTATTATTTGGTGGGCGCACGACTTTGCACCAGCGTATGCAATTCCGCCTACTCCAAAACGCTAAAGCCCGATTCGGAGTACATCACTATCAGCGAGAAACTAGCTTGGGAGCTGCTCAGAAAGTGGTTGACGATAAATCCTATTAAAGCAGCGAATAGGTTTCGCAGGGCAGCAGGTTTCTCCATAGAAAGTCCAATATTTTTAAAAGACCAGCTAAAGCGTCGAGATCAATTTTTCAGTAAGGCGTTTTCGTTGAGTTACAAGGAGCCAATTCAAATGCATCGGTCGGCTTTTCAATACATGTACGATGCCGGTGGAAATACGTTTCTCGATGCCTATAACAATATCATGCTCGCCGGACATTCGCACCCTACCGTGGTCCGGGCAGCTCAAAAAAATATGGCGCGGTTGAATACCAATACCCGTTATGTGTACGAGGAGCTTTTGTCGTATGGGGAAAAGCTTTTGGAACGGTTCCCCCCTGCGCTGAACAAGGTCTTTTTCGTGAATTCGGGGAGTGCCGCCAGTGATTTGGCGATACGTCTCGCCATGACACATACAAACCGAGAGAAAGTCATGGTGCTGGAGCATGGGTATCACGGCAATACGCGAATCGGTATCGATATTAGCCATTATAAGTACGAACATAGTGGAGGGTCCGGAAAGCAGGATTATATTATTGAAATACCGATGCCGAATGCCTTTGGAAGCGGTTTTAAGGATAACGGCGCTGCTGGGGCCCACTATGCAGGGTTAACCGCCAAAAAACTAAGGGAAAATGAAAATCGTATTGCCGCCTTCATTGCTGAACCCATTGTCGGCTGTGGTGGTCAGGTGCCCTTGGCAAAAGGCTATCTGAAGGAGGTATATCCGCAGATAAGAGCGCAAGGTGGTATCTGTATCAGTGATGAAGTACAAGTCGGTTTTGGTCGACTGGGCGATTATTTCTGGGGATTCGAAATGCATGAAGTGGTTCCCGATGTGGTCATTTTGGGGAAACCCATGGCGAATGGGCATCCTATAGGCGCAGTGGTTACCACTTCCGAAATCGCGGAAAGCTTTGCCAATGGACTGGAATTTTTTAGTTCATTTGGTGGAAATCCGGTTTCCTGCGCAATTGGTAATGCCGTATTGAAGGTCATCGAAAACGAAAAGCTACAGCAACATGCGAAAGTAACGGGGGATTATCTCAAAGAGTTGCTGCGCGACCTGCAACAAAAATGTCCGCAACTTGCCGATGTACGGGGTCATGGACTTTTTATCGGTGTTGAGATTTTTGATGATGCCGGGAAGCCGAATACTGAATTGGCGTCCCACATCAAAAATGAACTGCGGCAAAAACATATTCTTATCGGCACCGACGGGCCCTATGACAGCGTTTTGAAAATCAAGCCTCCCCTGTCTTTTACTGCTGCTGATTGCGAAATCCTGGTTGGAGCAATTGAATCGGTATTGCACGATAGTCATAAAAATTGA
- a CDS encoding flagellar motor protein MotB produces the protein MKKIILGCLGVTLLLSSCVSQKKYAELEAKQKETQDLLNSATVKLNDCLEEKATATSKLQTLQDQNSFLKANNQELINNMGNLTTLTTKGAENLEKSLESLQEKDLTIRKLNDAITRRDSVNLSLVQSLKGVLGNLDDEDIEVSVEKGVVFVSISDKLLFSSGSYNITSRAKEVLGKVAKVVNNKPDFEFMVEGHTDDVPYRKGVLLDNWDLSTKRATAVVRILQNDYGVDPKRMTAAGRAEYAPISATEKSRNRRTRIVVLPKIDQFYSMIEEGMKDPAIND, from the coding sequence ATGAAAAAAATCATCTTAGGCTGTTTGGGCGTAACGCTTTTATTGTCATCATGCGTATCTCAGAAGAAATATGCGGAATTGGAGGCAAAGCAAAAAGAAACACAAGACCTTTTAAATTCTGCTACGGTTAAACTAAATGACTGTTTAGAGGAGAAAGCTACTGCTACTTCGAAATTACAAACATTACAGGACCAAAATTCTTTTTTAAAGGCGAACAACCAAGAGTTGATCAACAATATGGGTAATTTAACTACCCTGACCACAAAAGGTGCAGAAAACCTTGAGAAGTCGTTGGAGAGCTTGCAGGAAAAAGATTTGACCATCCGTAAACTAAATGACGCGATTACAAGAAGGGATTCCGTAAACCTTTCTTTGGTGCAAAGCCTTAAAGGGGTTCTGGGTAACCTGGACGATGAAGATATCGAGGTAAGCGTAGAGAAGGGTGTCGTATTCGTTTCCATATCCGATAAATTATTATTTAGCAGCGGTAGCTACAATATCACCAGTAGGGCAAAAGAAGTTTTGGGCAAAGTCGCCAAAGTGGTCAACAACAAACCGGATTTCGAATTTATGGTCGAAGGCCATACGGATGATGTTCCTTATCGTAAAGGTGTTTTGTTGGACAACTGGGACCTAAGTACAAAACGTGCCACGGCAGTAGTTCGGATTTTGCAGAACGATTATGGTGTAGATCCAAAGCGTATGACCGCTGCAGGTAGAGCTGAATATGCTCCTATCTCGGCTACTGAAAAGTCAAGAAACCGTAGAACGCGAATTGTTGTACTTCCGAAAATAGACCAGTTTTATAGTATGATCGAAGAAGGAATGAAAGATCCAGCGATCAACGACTAA
- a CDS encoding amidohydrolase, producing the protein MNRLVVWTLVLAGVTVTAQGPNLEKDYGAIESKVVEWRRDIHQNPELGNREFKTAEKIADHLKSLGIEVQTGVAHTGVVGLLKGNSPGKVIALRADIDALPVTERNDLSFKSTITSEFMGEKVGVMHACGHDTHTAILMGVAEVLSKNKDKIKGTVKFIFQPSEEGPPPGEEGGALLMVKEGVMENPKVDAIFGLHINSQTPVGVIKYKSGGTMAAAQSFTINVKGKQSHGSQPWSGVDPILISAKIIDGLQTIISRETELTNEAAVITVGKIKSGVRFNIIPESAEMIGTIRTLDYDMKDKLNKRMVEMVETIAKAYGGTATCEIKDATEITYNEPALVDQMLPTMQRVAGAENVQTQKAITGAEDFSYFQKEAPGFFFFLGGMTPGNTESFPHHTPDFKIDDSGLILGVKTLTEMSLDYLNN; encoded by the coding sequence ATGAATAGATTAGTAGTGTGGACATTAGTGTTGGCCGGAGTTACGGTTACGGCACAAGGTCCGAATTTGGAAAAAGACTACGGTGCCATTGAAAGTAAGGTGGTAGAGTGGCGAAGAGACATCCATCAAAACCCTGAATTGGGTAATCGCGAATTCAAAACGGCGGAAAAAATTGCCGATCATTTAAAATCCCTGGGCATCGAAGTACAAACGGGAGTAGCCCACACTGGGGTCGTAGGGCTTCTTAAAGGAAATAGTCCCGGAAAGGTAATCGCGCTCCGGGCCGATATAGATGCTTTGCCCGTTACCGAGCGTAATGACCTGTCTTTCAAGTCTACGATAACTTCTGAATTTATGGGCGAAAAAGTAGGGGTTATGCATGCCTGCGGCCATGATACCCATACCGCCATTTTGATGGGCGTTGCCGAAGTATTGTCTAAAAACAAGGACAAAATAAAGGGAACAGTCAAGTTTATCTTTCAACCCTCTGAAGAAGGCCCTCCGCCGGGTGAAGAAGGTGGAGCCCTATTAATGGTAAAGGAAGGCGTTATGGAAAATCCGAAAGTAGATGCGATTTTCGGGCTACATATCAATTCTCAGACCCCGGTAGGCGTAATAAAATACAAATCTGGTGGCACGATGGCGGCAGCCCAAAGCTTTACCATTAATGTAAAAGGAAAACAAAGTCACGGTTCGCAACCCTGGTCCGGTGTCGATCCCATATTGATCAGTGCCAAGATTATTGATGGCTTACAAACGATCATCAGCAGGGAAACCGAACTGACCAATGAGGCTGCGGTTATCACGGTAGGTAAGATTAAAAGCGGGGTACGCTTCAATATCATTCCTGAAAGCGCCGAAATGATCGGGACGATTCGCACGTTGGACTATGATATGAAAGATAAACTGAACAAGCGTATGGTCGAGATGGTCGAGACAATTGCCAAAGCATATGGCGGAACGGCCACTTGTGAAATCAAGGATGCTACAGAGATCACGTATAACGAACCTGCCCTGGTCGACCAAATGCTACCCACCATGCAACGGGTGGCGGGAGCTGAAAACGTGCAGACGCAAAAGGCGATAACGGGCGCAGAGGATTTCTCATATTTTCAAAAAGAAGCACCCGGGTTTTTCTTCTTCCTAGGCGGAATGACGCCCGGGAATACGGAATCGTTCCCACATCACACCCCTGACTTTAAAATTGACGATAGCGGTCTGATTTTAGGGGTAAAGACACTTACTGAAATGAGTTTGGATTATTTGAACAACTAA
- a CDS encoding DoxX family protein: MNTTLLKDIGLAILRVGISAMMLVHGYGKLQMLINGEEFGNPIGIGATPSLFLTVIGEFVCPLLIIIGLKTRLAAIPAAITMAVAAFIVHGADPFQKKELALLYFVVFVVIALTGPGKFSIDKR, from the coding sequence ATGAATACTACGCTTTTGAAAGATATCGGCCTTGCTATTCTAAGGGTAGGCATATCGGCTATGATGCTCGTACATGGCTATGGAAAATTACAAATGCTCATTAATGGCGAGGAGTTCGGAAATCCCATTGGTATTGGTGCTACACCTTCGCTGTTCTTAACGGTAATTGGCGAATTCGTATGCCCTCTTTTGATCATAATAGGCCTAAAAACGCGTTTAGCGGCAATACCGGCTGCCATTACTATGGCCGTTGCCGCATTTATAGTACATGGTGCCGACCCTTTCCAGAAAAAAGAATTGGCGCTGCTCTATTTTGTAGTGTTCGTTGTGATCGCTTTGACCGGTCCCGGAAAATTCAGTATCGATAAAAGATAG
- a CDS encoding DsrE family protein, producing MKKIISLLVFCSILFSIDTHAQTKESGPIIKEYGKVWKIENPDYKVDVNKEYKVVFDIMNSPDSHTEINKSIETAARFMNMHAQSGVPASNLKVVLVVHNQASKDMITDAAYQDRYQADNPNKGLIQALMDAGAKVIFCGQSSLSRNFPREELLDGVQLSLSAMTALIQLQDEGYQLIKF from the coding sequence ATGAAAAAAATCATCTCCCTACTCGTATTCTGCAGCATTCTTTTTTCAATAGATACGCATGCGCAGACCAAGGAAAGCGGGCCAATAATTAAAGAGTACGGCAAAGTATGGAAAATCGAAAATCCTGACTACAAGGTTGATGTGAACAAGGAGTACAAAGTGGTATTCGATATTATGAATTCTCCCGACTCTCATACCGAAATCAACAAGAGTATCGAAACGGCCGCCCGTTTTATGAACATGCATGCACAAAGTGGTGTTCCCGCAAGTAATTTAAAGGTAGTCTTGGTCGTGCACAATCAAGCATCAAAAGATATGATTACCGATGCCGCCTATCAAGACCGATACCAGGCGGACAATCCGAATAAAGGATTGATTCAGGCGTTGATGGATGCCGGGGCGAAGGTAATTTTCTGTGGACAATCATCCCTATCCCGTAATTTTCCGCGTGAGGAATTACTCGACGGGGTTCAATTATCACTTTCGGCAATGACGGCATTGATTCAATTACAAGATGAAGGATATCAACTTATTAAATTTTAA
- a CDS encoding type I restriction enzyme HsdR N-terminal domain-containing protein: MQALNFSAYDFRLKNSENKVHIFDVIRKKFVVLQPEEWVRQHVVHHLIVDKKYPQSLINVEKQLTIGRIKKRYDVVVFKPDGSIALLVECKSPSIKINQQVFDQIARYNMQLNATYLMVTNGLDHYYCEMDYTEEKYRFLQAIPDFSR; this comes from the coding sequence ATGCAAGCCTTGAACTTTTCGGCCTATGATTTTCGCCTCAAAAATAGCGAAAATAAAGTCCATATTTTTGATGTCATCCGTAAAAAATTCGTCGTTTTGCAACCTGAGGAATGGGTACGGCAACACGTCGTACATCATTTGATCGTGGATAAAAAATATCCCCAGAGCCTCATTAACGTCGAAAAACAACTGACAATCGGTCGTATTAAAAAACGATATGATGTCGTCGTCTTTAAACCGGACGGAAGTATCGCACTCTTGGTAGAATGCAAATCCCCCTCCATAAAAATCAATCAGCAGGTTTTTGATCAGATTGCACGGTATAATATGCAATTGAATGCCACCTACCTTATGGTTACCAACGGCCTTGACCATTATTATTGCGAGATGGACTATACCGAAGAAAAATACCGCTTTTTACAGGCTATTCCTGATTTTAGCCGTTAA
- the holA gene encoding DNA polymerase III subunit delta, with translation MDEAARIVTEIKGGNIKPIYFLFGEEAYYIDKIAEYIEETVLTEEEKGFNQTVLYGRDVSIDDIVGNAKRYPMMAERQVLIIKEAQHLSRTIENLLSYADNPQPTTVLVICYKYKKLDKRKKLYKAIQKSGKLFESKKLYENQVADWIRRTLSGKGFRIAPKAAILLVEFLGTDLGKIDNELNKLFLVLPKNTEITPVHIEEHIGISKDYNNFELKKAIGERNVVKATRIINYFAQNPKDNPFVLTVSLLYSFFSQLLQYHGLKDHSSKNVASVLRISPFFVGEFQTAARNYPMKKVSGIVSHLREMDLKGKGVNANALPQADLLKELLVKII, from the coding sequence ATGGATGAAGCAGCACGCATCGTAACCGAAATAAAGGGCGGAAATATAAAACCGATATATTTTCTGTTCGGGGAAGAAGCCTATTATATCGATAAAATCGCTGAATATATAGAAGAAACGGTGCTTACCGAAGAAGAAAAGGGCTTTAACCAAACCGTATTATATGGAAGGGATGTCAGTATCGATGATATTGTCGGAAATGCAAAGCGTTACCCGATGATGGCCGAACGACAAGTACTCATCATCAAGGAAGCGCAACACTTATCGCGAACCATCGAAAACTTGTTATCGTATGCCGATAATCCCCAACCGACTACGGTACTGGTCATCTGCTACAAGTATAAAAAGCTGGACAAACGCAAAAAGTTATACAAGGCGATTCAAAAAAGCGGGAAATTATTCGAGAGCAAAAAACTCTATGAAAATCAAGTCGCCGATTGGATTCGAAGGACATTGAGCGGAAAAGGATTCCGTATCGCGCCAAAAGCCGCCATTTTATTGGTAGAATTCCTGGGAACGGATTTAGGGAAAATCGACAACGAATTGAATAAATTGTTTTTAGTTCTACCAAAGAATACCGAAATAACACCGGTGCACATCGAGGAACACATCGGCATTAGTAAAGACTACAACAACTTCGAATTGAAAAAGGCAATAGGGGAACGCAATGTGGTAAAAGCGACCCGTATTATCAACTACTTTGCGCAAAACCCAAAAGACAATCCGTTTGTATTGACGGTCTCCCTTTTGTATTCCTTCTTTTCGCAATTACTACAGTACCACGGCCTAAAGGACCACTCTTCTAAAAACGTGGCCAGTGTATTGCGCATAAGTCCATTTTTTGTAGGGGAGTTTCAAACCGCGGCACGCAATTATCCTATGAAAAAGGTCAGCGGCATCGTTTCCCACCTTCGCGAAATGGATTTAAAGGGGAAAGGAGTGAATGCAAATGCTCTTCCACAGGCAGATTTACTGAAAGAACTACTGGTGAAAATTATTTAG